The following nucleotide sequence is from Carassius carassius chromosome 16, fCarCar2.1, whole genome shotgun sequence.
TGTACAAATGTAGAAATAAATTGCATCTCTATATTACACCTTATTGCATTCGTTTCTGTGTTTCAAGTCTAGATAATAGCACGGATATATATTCTACTGTACGACAAATTGCATAGAAAATGTGTATAACAATTTCCTTTTCTATGAATCGGATGTTCATACAATATTACGAAATGGCTTCCTTCATTATCGCACATTTTCATGAACCATTTTCATCAGGTTCTGTGTTTGAGGtcacatttttgtatttacataaattattatcaatgcaacattttatatttgtagttattcgtacaacataaaaaaatggcATCCCTCACTATTACACATTTTCGCAATTGATTCTGTTTAAgtccatattttttatttactgacagATTATTGTCAATATAATAACCTTCTTTTTCTATTTCTATGAATCAAAAGTTATTCATTCGATATAATAAAATGGCGTCCCTCATTATTGCACCTTTTTGCACTTGATTCTATGTTTAAGGTCATATGTTTCTATTTACTCACAGATTATTGGCAATGTAACAACATTTTCTTGTGAGTTAATTGTGTGTCACTTTAAAACAGCCTCTTTCACATTTTCCCCAGACATCACTCCCACCGTACAGGACTGGTTTTCTTTGCCATATCCATCATACAGTCTCTCAGGGGCTCAGGTCAGTCTCTTCTCCCAGCCCTGATCTCAGAACCGTCCTGGGTCACCGTCTATGCCAGCCAGAGTCCCCACGAGGTCACAATGTTTTACCCAGTGCGCTCCATCCACCAGGGCCGCTACTGCCTCCTGCTCAACATGCACTACCACATGCCATTCCCTATAGACCAGGACTTCTACGTGTCCCCTACCTTCCAGGATCTGTTAAACCGGACTCAGTCGGGTCAGCCCACAGGCTGGTTTGAGACTCTAAAGCAGTATTACTACAAGGCAAGGTGGGAGCTGTTTGACCTCCAGTCAGATCCGATGGAGAGGCAGAACCTAGCTGGTGATCCGGCCTACACCCCGGGTCCGGAGAGCCTGAGGGATCAGCTGCTGAAGTGGCAGTGGCAAACCGAGGATCCGTGGGTGTGTGAGCTGGATGCCGTCCTCGAGACCAAGCTGGAACCGCAGTGCCGACTGCTGTACAATGGACTATAAGTGCCTAAAATCTGAGAGAAAGCTCTATAAACTTTTTATGGTTCAGGTTCTCTGTTTAACTGGATTAAAATGAGAACTGTAGGAtcatatttgcattttatatgtTGACAATGTTAATAAGACATAAGTCAACATTATTGCATCTCTTTTATtatatctctttttttatttatacctctttatttgaaaatattttatttgacagttttcaTTACCCTAGACTCCATGCCTGCCTAGTTTCATTTCTGAGAGATTGTCAATCAATTATCtttatcatattttaatatatattttatatttgtcatCTCAAAATACCTAAGGaacaacatataaaaataaaaattttgtattttaaatattattattattatatgcataaCTTCTTGGCTATGATTTCAAAATTACATCgttgtatttacattttgtattgtTGTTTTATTACAAATAACATTGTTATCgaataatactaatattttaatgataatagtagcaataataataacaataaacattaCTTTTTGGCTTCTTAAATGTCATCTCAGCCTAAGGAACTagattttcaaatgatttttggACTTGATTGCTTTTGTGATTAACTCGAGTTTGTTATGGCTGTTTGAATTAATATATTGAACGTGCTCtcttatttaaatgatttagaaATCTGCCAACAGGTGATTACAGAGGAgtcaataaatcaatattttaaatcacttattaatAAGACTTCATTTTAAGGTACTACGCACTTAGATTTCCTTtagcaattattaaaaaaaatgattggatattgttatactttttttttcatgtgcttCTTTACGCGCGGGATTTACTCTTTTCTAATTTGCGCTGTGACGCCAGAAAGACGTTTATTGATCAATATAGACAGGTTCGGTGGCAGAGAAACAATATTAAACCGTCACACATCACATCCAACTGACGTTAAAGGCTCCCCAGCCGTCTCCAAACGCGCTAAGACGCGCAAATCAATCCTATTGGCCGGAAATGTGAATCATCTAGTGGGGAATGACGAACGAGATCACGACTCCGAGGGGTATATATAAACTCCAGATGTGCAGATCATCAATCCGAAAGCTACGAAGCATCATAGACCACAGCACACGCGTTTAGATTCAGTGCGCAATGGAGAGGTCCGTCAGATCCGTGCTGGTGTTCGTGGTTGTTTCCATCCTCATCTCCAGCCATCCCACAGACGCATGGTACAAGCAGTCCACCGGGCCGAGCTACTATTCCGTCGGGAGAGCCTCGGGTCTGCTGTCCGGGATCCGGAGGTCGCCCTATGTGCGCAGATCCGAGACAGAATCAGCGCTGGGCAGCAGCGAGACCCCCGGCGTCTCCAACAGCGTGATGCCCGACTTCAGCAGCAGACAAACTCCAGTtcttaaaaacatggtaaattctACTATACTGATGAAaaacataggctatatatatactttatttaaatgttgttttatgtaaaagtttatgcaaatttttaataaattaaaaatgtaacatcATATAGCCTAATGCTTAACTGAGAAGTTACTTAGTATTTGATTAGAAATATATATgtgaacttgaaaaaaaaattaaacaaaaagatttttctttatatttacataaaatattactAACGATCAATTTACAATGCAATATGAATCATACTTGATGTGTAttcaaatatgaatatatatatatatatatatatatatatatatattcagaacataattaaattaattaggttaatgtatattcaaatgtTCTATATATGTGTGAATGCACATTAACATATATTAACAATCGGCCTACaaaaccccccccaaaaaaagtaaaaaaaaaaaaacattagtctaCTTTTATATTTCCAAATGCTAAAATTGTCttacaaatgaaaatgttgttttaacattaaacccataaaaatttataattttgttgcCTTCAGTATCTTTTGAAATAATGAAATGACTTGATTAATAACTATTATATATACcaatcatattatatatatatatatatatatgcgctaacagagagagagagagaaactttttaTATCTCAATAGAAAAACAGGACCAATTCCAGCATAGAAATTCCTATTCAAGCGTTTTACATTACAACTTAATCTCAGTCAGATTTAATGTAgacaatatatttttctttgacGTCTGAACTTTTTTTGAGTGTGTAGAGAAAATACGACGTAAGAACCATAACTTCGATTAACGTTTTTCCCATCAGGCCATCTGCGTAAAGGACATCTCCCCAAACCTTCAGAGCTGCGAGCTGGTTCAGGACGGTTCAAGCACGTTTCGGTGCAAAGCAGACGTGTTTCTGTCGCTCGACTCGCTGGACTGCTTCACCTCATGAGCGGAACCCGTccaccccccccctcccccctcctcctcctcccccctcctcctcctcctcctcctcctcctcctccccgaCCCAAAGTCTCTTCCATTTCAGGAGTATTTACAGCCAAGGCAGTGAGGCGCGCTGTTGACGTTGAATGTTTACTTGATTTACACCAGGGGTGTTCAGCGCTGCTCCTGAAAGATACACTTTCCAGCAAAGTTTAGTTAGCCTATGTGCCAGTAATAAACATTCTTTAtgagtgatattataaatccatCTACCTTATTTCGAAGCAGCGAACGTTCTATGAATGTGCGAGAGATTCGATTCATTCGCCATTCGTAAACAGCGGGAACGTGaataattataggcctatatattttttaaagtgaagtaaacagtaaaactattTGCACTATAAACCAGTATGATTATAATTACCACACAGCATTTAAATAACATGATAATACAAGCAGCATAACGAGCCGCTAAAAATAACCGGAAGTCTCGCACATTCAGGTTACTTAATGGCCGCGCAAGTTCTTACAAACGTTAAAAATAAGTCAGTGATACacgaaaacatctcggttacgtatgtaaccttggttccctgagtagggaacaagatgctgcgatgacgtcatcgcCTTGGGAACACCTATGCATCGAAGTGAACCTATGAAATGGAACCCTTGCTTCTTCTTCAAATGAAATTTGAtcatcaaaacataaaatgcaCAGTAAAGAGATTGATTTTAGGTTAGTAAATAGCAAAGTGAAGTCAAACTGAATTCACGTCACTTCCAGTGGGAACGCACTTAGTTTTAACTATATTTAGCAGGAAACTAGATCGCGGAGAGCAGTTCTGAGCACCCCTGGTTCACACAATGTGAAGTTTGCTGCTTTAAATTTGTAAATGGAAAAATAGGTGATCCACAGAAACAAAACGGAGAGGTATTTCTGTTCGCTCTTTTCCCCTCTGCGCCCACCTGTCACCTGTACCTACTTCCAGATGTATTAAATGTTCATAAAAAGAGTTCACTGTTATGAGCAAAAACTTTCaaagatgttttctttattttattaaacttgaAAGAAATACCGTTCTTCTGGTGTACACTTGTGTT
It contains:
- the LOC132159102 gene encoding neuropeptide B-like: MERSVRSVLVFVVVSILISSHPTDAWYKQSTGPSYYSVGRASGLLSGIRRSPYVRRSETESALGSSETPGVSNSVMPDFSSRQTPVLKNMAICVKDISPNLQSCELVQDGSSTFRCKADVFLSLDSLDCFTS